Within the bacterium genome, the region CTCGGCCGCATCGAGCCGGGCGAGGGGTTCGAGCTGGCCGCGGGCGCCGACATCGTAATCGAGGCGGTCTTCGAGGACATGGCGGTCAAAAAAGAAGTGTTCGGGGCGCTCGATGGCATCTGCCCGGCGCACACGATATTCGCCTCGAACACGACGGCGCTTTCCATCACCGAGATGGCGGCGGCGACCGCGCGACCCGACAAGGTGGTGGGGATGCACTTCTTCAATCCGCCGGTGGTGATGAAGCTGGTCGAGATCATGCCGGGGCTCGCCACCTCGCAGGAGACGCTGGAGGCTGTCCAGGCACTCGCCCGAAAGCTCGGCAAGGAGCCCGTGAACGCCCGTTTCGACAGCCCCGCCGGAATCGCGAGCCGCACCCTGGCGGCGCTTCTGAACGAGGCGGTCGAGGTCCTGGCCCAGGGGCTGGCCTCCGCCGAGGACATCGACAAGGCAATGAAGCTCGGGGCGGGGCTTCCGATGGGGCCGCTCGAGCTGATCGATCTCATCGGAGTGGACATCCATCTTGCCAAGACCGAAACCCTCTACCGCGAGCTCGGCGATCAGCGCTACCGGCCGAACTTCCTCCTGAAAAAGATGGTGCGCGCCGGCCATCTGGGCCGGAAAAGCGGCAAGGGATTTTTCACCTACGGC harbors:
- a CDS encoding 3-hydroxyacyl-CoA dehydrogenase NAD-binding domain-containing protein, with amino-acid sequence LGRIEPGEGFELAAGADIVIEAVFEDMAVKKEVFGALDGICPAHTIFASNTTALSITEMAAATARPDKVVGMHFFNPPVVMKLVEIMPGLATSQETLEAVQALARKLGKEPVNARFDSPAGIASRTLAALLNEAVEVLAQGLASAEDIDKAMKLGAGLPMGPLELIDLIGVDIHLAKTETLYRELGDQRYRPNFLLKKMVRAGHLGRKSGKGFFTYGE